In Excalfactoria chinensis isolate bCotChi1 chromosome 5, bCotChi1.hap2, whole genome shotgun sequence, a single genomic region encodes these proteins:
- the MBIP gene encoding MAP3K12-binding inhibitory protein 1 isoform X1: MSLAAAARAGVMAAAPGLPELGERSPEAGAKLAASEVASSALRSLAGLVGQLNLGDDVVKVVIDWSKLQSTSALQPALLFSALQQHILCLQPLLEKLQPLIKEESVSHVEPAGKTEDQSCETSLNVYDSNSQTEEKYANYDLGDLKEAHSNFDPEVVQIKAGKAEIDRRISAFIKRKQAEINENNVREFCNVIDCNQENSCARTDAIFTPYPGFKSHIKVSRVVNTYGPQTRSEGTHGSSHKASVPVHDCGNQAVEERLQNIEAHLRLQTGGPVPRDIYQRIKKLEDKILELEGLSPEYFQSISCSGKRRKVQPPHQNYSLAELDEKINAIKQALLRKTKESKSREAEQLLR; encoded by the exons ATGTCGCTGGCGGCTGCGGCCCGGGCTGGTGTCATGGCGGCGGCGCCCGGCCTGCCGGAGCTCGGCGAGCGCTCTCCGGAGGCCGGAGCCAAGCTGGCGGCATCGGAGGTGGCGAGTAGCGCCCTGCGCTCCCTGGCCGGGCTGGTGGGGCAG CTTAACCTTGGAGACGATGTCGTGAAAGTTGTAATCGACTGGAGCAAGCTTCAGAGCACATCAGCACTTCAGCCAGCATTGCTCTTTAGTGCACTTCAGCAGCATATTTTATGTTTGCAG cCTCTTTTAGAAAAACTCCAGCCATTGATTAAAGAGGAAAGTGTAAGTCACGTGGAACCTGCAGGTAAAACAGAAGACCAAAGTTGTGAAACAAGTTTAAATGTTTATGATAGTAACTCTCAGACTGAAGAAAAGTATGCAAATTATGACTTGGGAGATCTGAAGGAAGCGCATTCTAATTTTGATCCAGAGGTGGTCCaaataaaagctggaaaagcagaa ATTGACAGGCGGATATCAGCCTTCATCAAGAGGAAACAAGCTGAGATCAATGAAAATAATGTCAGGGAATTTTGCAATGTTATTGATTGTAATCAAG aaaatagcTGTGCCAGAACAGATGCTATTTTCACACCCTATCCTGGATTTAAAAGCCATATCAAGG TTTCTAGGGTAGTAAATACATATGGGCCTCAGACTAGATCTGAAGGAACACATGGGTCCAGTCATAAAGCCAGTGTACCTGTTCATGATTGTGGAAACCAAGCTGTTGAGGAGAGACTGCAGAACATTGAGGCGCACTTACGGTTACAAACAG GTGGTCCTGTACCAAGAGACATTTATCAGAGAATTAAGAAGCTTGAAGATAAAATTCTTGAGCTGGAAGGATTGTCTCCTGAATACTTTCAATCCata AGCTGTTCTGGCAAGAGGAGAAAGGTTCAACCTCCTCAT CAGAACTATTCGTTGGCGGAGCTTGATGAAAAGATCAATGCTATAAAACAAGCATtactgaggaaaacaaaggaaagcaagtccaGGGAGGCTGAGCAACTTCTTCGATAA
- the MBIP gene encoding MAP3K12-binding inhibitory protein 1 isoform X2, translating to MSLAAAARAGVMAAAPGLPELGERSPEAGAKLAASEVASSALRSLAGLVGQLNLGDDVVKVVIDWSKLQSTSALQPALLFSALQQHILCLQPLLEKLQPLIKEESVSHVEPAGKTEDQSCETSLNVYDSNSQTEEKYANYDLGDLKEAHSNFDPEVVQIKAGKAEIDRRISAFIKRKQAEINENNVREFCNVIDCNQENSCARTDAIFTPYPGFKSHIKVSRVVNTYGPQTRSEGTHGSSHKASVPVHDCGNQAVEERLQNIEAHLRLQTGGPVPRDIYQRIKKLEDKILELEGLSPEYFQSISCSGKRRKVQPPHNYSLAELDEKINAIKQALLRKTKESKSREAEQLLR from the exons ATGTCGCTGGCGGCTGCGGCCCGGGCTGGTGTCATGGCGGCGGCGCCCGGCCTGCCGGAGCTCGGCGAGCGCTCTCCGGAGGCCGGAGCCAAGCTGGCGGCATCGGAGGTGGCGAGTAGCGCCCTGCGCTCCCTGGCCGGGCTGGTGGGGCAG CTTAACCTTGGAGACGATGTCGTGAAAGTTGTAATCGACTGGAGCAAGCTTCAGAGCACATCAGCACTTCAGCCAGCATTGCTCTTTAGTGCACTTCAGCAGCATATTTTATGTTTGCAG cCTCTTTTAGAAAAACTCCAGCCATTGATTAAAGAGGAAAGTGTAAGTCACGTGGAACCTGCAGGTAAAACAGAAGACCAAAGTTGTGAAACAAGTTTAAATGTTTATGATAGTAACTCTCAGACTGAAGAAAAGTATGCAAATTATGACTTGGGAGATCTGAAGGAAGCGCATTCTAATTTTGATCCAGAGGTGGTCCaaataaaagctggaaaagcagaa ATTGACAGGCGGATATCAGCCTTCATCAAGAGGAAACAAGCTGAGATCAATGAAAATAATGTCAGGGAATTTTGCAATGTTATTGATTGTAATCAAG aaaatagcTGTGCCAGAACAGATGCTATTTTCACACCCTATCCTGGATTTAAAAGCCATATCAAGG TTTCTAGGGTAGTAAATACATATGGGCCTCAGACTAGATCTGAAGGAACACATGGGTCCAGTCATAAAGCCAGTGTACCTGTTCATGATTGTGGAAACCAAGCTGTTGAGGAGAGACTGCAGAACATTGAGGCGCACTTACGGTTACAAACAG GTGGTCCTGTACCAAGAGACATTTATCAGAGAATTAAGAAGCTTGAAGATAAAATTCTTGAGCTGGAAGGATTGTCTCCTGAATACTTTCAATCCata AGCTGTTCTGGCAAGAGGAGAAAGGTTCAACCTCCTCAT AACTATTCGTTGGCGGAGCTTGATGAAAAGATCAATGCTATAAAACAAGCATtactgaggaaaacaaaggaaagcaagtccaGGGAGGCTGAGCAACTTCTTCGATAA